The DNA sequence CGCCTCTGGATGCTTTCCTGGGCGACATCGGAAAACGCGCGGCTGCCCACAACATCGGCGAAATGAAATGGGCCAAGCGCCGCGACTACGAAATGAACTGCAACTGGAAGGTGTACGTGGACAACTACCTGGAAGGCTATCACCTGCCGGTCGTGCATCCGGGACTGTACCGCGAGATCGACTACGACGCGTACCGGGTGGAGCCCTTCCGTTACTACTCCATCCAGCACGCCCCGATCTTCGGTCCGGAGAAGAAGGGGTACAAGGGACCGCGCCGCTACCTGCCGACGGAGCAGGACCAGGGCGACACGCAGTACTACTGGGTCTTCCCCACGCTCATGCTCAACATCTACCTGGGCCAGATGCAGACCAACCTGGTGGTGCCCCTGGGCCACGACCGCTGCCTGACCATCTTCGAATGGTACCTGTCACCCGACATGGAACAGGACGTGGACAACCTGGTGGACTTCGGCGACGAGATCCAGGAAGAGGACATCTTCATCTGCGAGCACGTGCAGCGCGGGCTGCAGTCCGCGTCCTACAACCAGGGCCGGTTCTCCGTCAAGCGGGAGAACGGCGTGCACCACTTCCATTCACTGATGAACGAGTACATGAACGGCGCGGAAACGGGCTGACCACCTTACCTGCGGTGCCCCTGCCGCCTTCCCGCACGACCCGGCACTTCCCAACAACCCACCTACCGCGCGTTCCGCCTCCTGAGCCACTCCACGGTCAACAGGAACAACACCGCGAAGACGATGAGGAAGACGGCCACGGCCAGGATGGCGGGGCTGATCTCCTCGCGGATGCCCGACCACATCTGGCGCGGTATGGTCCGCTGCTCGATCCCGCCCATAAAGAGCACCACGACGACCTCGTCGAAGGACGCGGCGAAGGCGAAGATCCCCCCGGAGACGACTCCCGGGGCGATGAGGGGGAGCTGAACACGCCGGAACACCGTCAGGGGACCGGCGCCCATGCTCGCAGCGGCCCGTGAGAGGTTCTGGTCGTACCCGGCCAGCGTGGCGGTGACCGTAATCACGACGAAAGGCGTGCCCAGGGCGGCATGGGCGAGGACCAGCCCGAGGTGGGTCTGAGCCAGGCCCAGGTTGGAGTAGAAGAAGAACATCCCCGCGGCCGAAATGATGACGGGCGTGACCATGGGGGAAATCAGCAGTCCCGTGGCGAAGCGGCGGGCCGGCATGGCCGGGTTGGACAGGCCCAGCGCGGCGAGCGTGCCGAGCGCCGTGGCGAGTACCGTGGCGGAGACCCCGATGAGCAGGCTGTTCGCCAGCGCCCGAGACCACTCCTCGTCCTCCACGATCTGGCGGTACCACCGCAGGGACCAGGCGTCGGCGTCCAGGCGGAGCATGCCCTCGGTAAAGGTGAAATAGGGCTCGGCGTTGAAGCTCAGCGGCACGATCACCAGGATCGGCGCGATCAGGAAGGCGAAGACGAGTACGCAGAATCCGAGGTACGCGATGTGCCAGAATCCGTGGCCGGCGGTCGTCGTAGATGTCGTTGTCGTCGTTGTCGTCGTTGTCGTCGTTGTCGTCATCAGCCCAGCCTCATCCGTTCAATGCCCACGAGCCGGTCGTAGAGCACGTAAAGCCCCGCCACGCAGACCAGCAGGATGCCGCCCAGCGCCGCCGCGAGACTCCAGTTCAGCGACGACTGCATGTGGAAGGCGATCATGTTGGAGATGAGCTGTCCCGTGCTGCCGCCCACCAGGGCCGGGGTGATGTAGTACCCGATGGCGAGGATGAACACGAGCAGGGAACCGGCGCCCACGCCGGGCAGGGTCTGTGGCCAGTACACCCGCCAGAAGGACTGCCACGGGGTCGCGCCCAGCGATTCAGCCGCACTCGATTGCACCCGCGGAATGGCGCTCATGACCGAGTAGAGCGGCAGCACCATGAACGGGAGCAGCACGTGGGTCATGGCCACGAAGGTGCCGGTCATGTTGTAGATCATGGCCAGCCGGCCGTCGTCCCCGATGACGCCCAGAAAAACGAGCATGTCGTTGAGGACGCCCTGGTTCTGCAGGAGCACGATCCACGAGGTCGTACGCACGAGGAGGGAAGTCCAGAAGGGCACGAGGACCAGGATCAGGAGCAGGTTGGCGCGCCTGGGTGGGGCGTGGGCGATCAGCCGCGCGACGGGATAGCCGATGAGCAGGCACAGGGCGGTGACCCCCAGGCTCACGAGCAGGGTGCGCCAGAGCAGGAACAGGTAGATCCGGCGGTCCTCAGGCTGGAAGGCGATGGATCCGCCGGGATCGCGTTGCAGATCGACGGCGTTCAGGTAGTGGCGCGACGTATACCGGTCGCCGGCCTCCCGCAGCGCGCGCCAGGTCCCGGTCTCTCCCCAGGCCGCGTGGATGCCGGTCATGGCCTCGGACCACGGCCCTTCATCGACGTTTCGCAGCCTCCGGGCGGTGCGCGTCAGCGCGCTGCGCAGTCCGGACTGTACCCGGTTCACCCGCGTGGCCACCTGGCCGAGTGTGCGGTCCTCCCGGGCCGCGAGCAGTTCGCGGGCCAGCGCTTCGTAGACCGCATCGTCCGGCAGGCCCCGGCCGTCCCAGGCTTGCAGCCGCTCGAGGGTCTCGGGGAGGGCGTCGGCGACCACCGGATCGTAAACGCTCCGGACCAGCATGTTCGCCAGGGGCGCGAGGAAGGTCACCCCGACGAAAACCAGGAGCGGCAACACCAGCAACCCCGCGCGCAACCGGGGGTCGAACCGGGGCCCGGGCGTGCGGCCGGACCGGGAGGCGTACCAGGGTCGGCCGGACGTATTCTCGGGGTTCTCGCTCATCGTGCCAGCCACGTGCTGAAGCGCTCGTTCATCTCTTCGCCGTTGTCGCTCCACCATTCCCAGTCGTTGTGCAGGGCGCGGCCGATGTTATCGGGGCTGGTCGGCATGTGCGGTCTCATGTCGACACCGGTCTCCGCGTGGGTCGAGATCAGGTCCAGTGCGGAACGGCGCGTGGGACTGTAGGAGATGTACCGGCCTACGTCCGCCATGGCCCGCGCCGTATTGGCGAAGCGGACGAACTGCTTCGCCGCCTCCAGGTTCCGCGTGCCCTCCACGATCACAAGGCCTCCCGTGTCCAGGAGCTGTCCGTCCCATACGATGACGAAGGGCTGTTCTTCCAGGACCTGTGCGTTGAAGATCCGTCCGTTGTACGCCGTGGTCATCACCACTTCGCCGTCGGCCAGCATCTGGGGCGGCTGCGCGCCGGCTTCCCACCAGACGATCCGGTCCTTGATGGAATCCAGTTTCCGGAAGGCCCGGCGCACGCCCGCTTCGGTGTCCAGCGTGGCGTAGACTTCGTCCGCCGCGACGCCGTCGGCCATCAGGGCGAACTCGAGATTCGCCAGCGGGGAGCGGCGCATGCCCCGTCTTCCCGGGAACTTCTCCAGGTCGAAGAAATCCGCGATGGAAGCAGGTTTCGATGTCCCGATCCGCGCGTCGTTGTAGACGACGACCGTCGAGTAGAACAGGTTGGTCGGGCCGCATTCCGTGAGGCCGTCTTCGGGCAGATCGTCCGCCGCCGGAGTTCCGTCGGCGCCCGGGGCCAGTTCGTCGACGTCGATGGGTACGAGGAGACCTTCGTCGCAGCCCCTTACCATGTCCGGCAGTTCCATGTCGACGACGTCCCAGTA is a window from the Gemmatimonadota bacterium genome containing:
- a CDS encoding aromatic ring-hydroxylating dioxygenase subunit alpha; this translates as MKDHPFDKNIETAWTLPSSWYTDPAFLQREYKDMFRRTWQLVGRADQVADVGDYFTVDVAGEPVVIARGADDVVRAFYNVCKHRAGPVALEQGNRRTFVCYYHGWTYNLDGSLRHAPEFEEVQALDRCAMALEPVRVSQWGPLLFVNLDAEAPPLDAFLGDIGKRAAAHNIGEMKWAKRRDYEMNCNWKVYVDNYLEGYHLPVVHPGLYREIDYDAYRVEPFRYYSIQHAPIFGPEKKGYKGPRRYLPTEQDQGDTQYYWVFPTLMLNIYLGQMQTNLVVPLGHDRCLTIFEWYLSPDMEQDVDNLVDFGDEIQEEDIFICEHVQRGLQSASYNQGRFSVKRENGVHHFHSLMNEYMNGAETG
- a CDS encoding ABC transporter permease, which encodes MTTTTTTTTTTTTTSTTTAGHGFWHIAYLGFCVLVFAFLIAPILVIVPLSFNAEPYFTFTEGMLRLDADAWSLRWYRQIVEDEEWSRALANSLLIGVSATVLATALGTLAALGLSNPAMPARRFATGLLISPMVTPVIISAAGMFFFYSNLGLAQTHLGLVLAHAALGTPFVVITVTATLAGYDQNLSRAAASMGAGPLTVFRRVQLPLIAPGVVSGGIFAFAASFDEVVVVLFMGGIEQRTIPRQMWSGIREEISPAILAVAVFLIVFAVLFLLTVEWLRRRNAR
- a CDS encoding ABC transporter permease, which codes for MSENPENTSGRPWYASRSGRTPGPRFDPRLRAGLLVLPLLVFVGVTFLAPLANMLVRSVYDPVVADALPETLERLQAWDGRGLPDDAVYEALARELLAAREDRTLGQVATRVNRVQSGLRSALTRTARRLRNVDEGPWSEAMTGIHAAWGETGTWRALREAGDRYTSRHYLNAVDLQRDPGGSIAFQPEDRRIYLFLLWRTLLVSLGVTALCLLIGYPVARLIAHAPPRRANLLLILVLVPFWTSLLVRTTSWIVLLQNQGVLNDMLVFLGVIGDDGRLAMIYNMTGTFVAMTHVLLPFMVLPLYSVMSAIPRVQSSAAESLGATPWQSFWRVYWPQTLPGVGAGSLLVFILAIGYYITPALVGGSTGQLISNMIAFHMQSSLNWSLAAALGGILLVCVAGLYVLYDRLVGIERMRLG
- a CDS encoding ABC transporter substrate-binding protein; amino-acid sequence: MTHMFTMRRRFPLPALATLLPGLAVAVLVLLLCGHAAAQERTLTLVSWGGAYARACEKGYIERFERETGIDVQIEDYNGGLAQIRAQVDVGNVYWDVVDMELPDMVRGCDEGLLVPIDVDELAPGADGTPAADDLPEDGLTECGPTNLFYSTVVVYNDARIGTSKPASIADFFDLEKFPGRRGMRRSPLANLEFALMADGVAADEVYATLDTEAGVRRAFRKLDSIKDRIVWWEAGAQPPQMLADGEVVMTTAYNGRIFNAQVLEEQPFVIVWDGQLLDTGGLVIVEGTRNLEAAKQFVRFANTARAMADVGRYISYSPTRRSALDLISTHAETGVDMRPHMPTSPDNIGRALHNDWEWWSDNGEEMNERFSTWLAR